The following coding sequences are from one Arachis hypogaea cultivar Tifrunner chromosome 7, arahy.Tifrunner.gnm2.J5K5, whole genome shotgun sequence window:
- the LOC112702252 gene encoding glucan endo-1,3-beta-glucosidase encodes MLRLTLPAISFFLTLLTLTDGGSIGVNYGRIANNLPSAVKVVQLLKSNGLNRVKVYDTDPAVLHALSGTDIKVTVDLPNQQLFAAARSLSFAVAWVNRNVAAYHPHTQIEAIAVGNEVFADPGNTTKFLVPAMKNIHQALIRFNLHNQIKVSSPIALAALGNSYPSSAGSFRPELIEPVFEPMLRFLRETGSYLMVNVYPFFAYESNADVISLDYALFRQNAGVVDPGNGLRYFNLFDAQIDAVFAALSALKYNDVEIVVTETGWPSKGDNNEVGASVENAAAYNGNLVRKILTGGGTPLRPKADLTVYLFALFNENQKFGPTSERNFGLFYPDERKVYDIPFTTEGLKDYHDRPSTSPSPSTAAPATPVNPVTAPSTGNGGVSKSSAANTWCVANPDAQKEKLQVALDFACGEGGADCRPIQPGATCYDPNTLVAHASFAFNSYYQKKARAGGSCYFGGSAYVVTQEPKYGNCEFPTGY; translated from the exons ATGTTGCGCCTCACTCTTCCCGCCATTTCCTTCTTCCTCACTCTCCTCACTCTCACAG ATGGCGGCTCCATTGGCGTCAACTACGGCCGCATAGCCAACAACCTTCCATCCGCCGTCAAAGTCGTACAGCTCTTGAAATCCAACGGCCTCAACCGCGTCAAGGTATACGACACTGACCCCGCCGTCCTCCACGCCCTCTCCGGCACCGACATCAAGGTCACCGTCGACCTCCCCAACCAGCAGCTCTTTGCCGCCGCCAGATCCCTCTCCTTCGCCGTTGCATGGGTCAACCGCAACGTCGCTGCCTACCATCCCCACACACAAATCGAGGCCATCGCCGTCGGCAACGAGGTCTTCGCCGACCCGGGCAACACCACCAAGTTCCTAGTCCCCGCCATGAAGAACATTCACCAAGCTTTAATACGCTTCAACCTCCACAACCAAATCAAGGTCTCTTCCCCGATCGCACTAGCCGCACTCGGAAACTCTTACCCCTCCTCCGCCGGGTCATTCCGACCGGAACTCATCGAACCCGTTTTCGAGCCCATGCTCCGGTTCCTCCGCGAAACCGGTTCCTACCTCATGGTCAACGTGTACCCCTTCTTCGCTTACGAGTCCAATGCTGACGTAATCTCCTTGGACTATGCACTGTTCCGACAGAACGCCGGCGTGGTTGATCCCGGTAACGGCTTGAGGTACTTCAACCTTTTCGACGCTCAAATAGACGCCGTTTTTGCTGCGCTTTCGGCTCTTAAGTACAACGACGTTGAGATCGTTGTAACGGAAACGGGTTGGCCCTCCAAGGGAGATAACAATGAGGTAGGCGCGAGTGTAGAGAACGCCGCAGCTTACAATGGAAATCTTGTCCGTAAGATCTTGACAGGTGGCGGGACCCCTCTAAGGCCTAAAGCAGATCTCACCGTTTATTTATTCGCGCTTTTTAATGAGAATCAGAAATTTGGACCCACGTCTGAGAGGAATTTCGGACTGTTTTACCCCGACGAGAGGAAGGTTTACGATATTCCGTTCACAACGGAGGGTTTAAAGGACTATCACGACCGTCCGTCGACGTCACCATCGCCGTCTACGGCAGCTCCGGCGACTCCTGTGAACCCTGTGACTGCTCCGTCGACTGGTAATGGTGGCGTGTCAAAGAGCAGCGCGGCGAACACCTGGTGCGTAGCGAACCCCGATGCGCAGAAGGAGAAGCTTCAGGTGGCTCTAGATTTCGCTTGTGGTGAGGGAGGTGCTGATTGCCGTCCGATACAGCCAGGTGCCACGTGTTACGATCCGAACACGCTCGTGGCGCACGCGTCGTTCGCTTTCAACAGTTACTATCAGAAGAAGGCGCGTGCGGGTGGTAGCTGCTATTTTGGGGGTTCGGCGTACGTGGTCACGCAAGAGCCTA AGTATGGTAACTGTGAGTTCCCTACTGGATACTGA
- the LOC140174268 gene encoding uncharacterized protein: protein MRLTVGGMVEVDDDIKAFADWLIQIGNGLTGDSTDGESEVVIPKDILIDDTDDGFQNLVTFVYTGLLMNLDNINYFKERTILAPTLEVVHEVNNTIMEFINSDEKVYLSSDSLCAEEGNMEYELDAITTDVLNSINCSGLPNHQLKLKIGVPVMLLRNIDQSNGLCNGTRLQVRRLGNHVIECNILTGDKCGEVVLIPRMNMATNNETLPFRFQRRQFPLVVSFAMTINKSQGQTLSKVGLYLPRPVFTHGQLYVALSRVKSREGLRVLIKNNGSLSDDSTLNVVYREVFQNL, encoded by the coding sequence ATGAGGCTTACTGTTGGTGGTATGGTTGAAGTTGATGATGATATCAAAGCTTTTGCAGATTGGTTAATTCAAATTGGGAATGGATTGACAGGTGATTCAACAGATGGTGAGTCAGAAGTAGTCATCCCTAAAGACATACTTATTGATGATACTGATGATGGGTTTCAGAATTTGGTTACATTTGTCTACACAGGGTTATTGATGAACTTGGATAACATTAATTATTTCAAGGAGCGCACGATTCTGGCACCCACTCTTGAAGTTGTCCATGAGGTCAATAACACAATTATGGAATTTATTAATAGTGATGAAAAAGTTTATCTTAGTTCAGACTCATTATGTGCTGAAGAGGGCAACATGGAATACGAGTTGGATGCTATTACAACTGATGTTCTAAATTCGATAAATTGCTCAGGTTTGCCCAACCATCAGTTGAAACTCAAAATTGGTGTACCTGTGATGCTTCTAAGGAATATAGACCAAAGCAATGGACTTTGCAATGGTACTCGATTACAGGTTCGTAGACTTGGAAATCATGTAATTGAATGCAACATCTTGACGGGAGACAAGTGTGGTGAAGTAGTTCTCATTCCACGCATGAATATGGCTACGAATAATGAAACTCTACCTTTCAGGTTTCAACGTAGACAATTTCCTTTGGTAGTCTCTTTTGCAATGACCATAAATAAATCTCAAGGTCAAACTTTGAGTAAAGTTGGTTTATACTTACCTAGACCTGTTTTTACACACGGACAATTATATGTTGCGTTGTCTAGGGTGAAGTCTAGAGAGGGTTTGAGAGTTTTGATAAAGAATAATGGATCACTAAGTGATGATTCTACCTTAAATGTTGTGTATAGGGAAGTTTTTCAGAATCTCTAA
- the LOC112701045 gene encoding uncharacterized protein: MVLEDYRLTPKLARARRMSILRSKRLNHTLNVNDVLRYSFSDFLDTSPKDHSPQVVLPLKRTSSAVSNDSISRFISTEKGHSSCTGHQMFKMNFHDPVNLSSNISSSRDKKKVTLKGTCWNNSSRYKSCTLSNTNANLQKDKSHKPTYVDGADYLFCNNKIITSSSMNNNLESCIIHNHKRFTKQTDTIIREVCRSNNKLFTSSVHDLGQSSKNANNVIHDSNVSDLYHHEVVDVFDDINLESDYSIDFQDDNVIDESVTAYEIDSLVIDEETFWDAGDPSHTCIYCKALMWDHERLSKSINSVTPHFGLCCMDGKVELPLMKQAPDNLKALYFLDDEMGRYFRKNIRAFNAMFSFTSMAGKINHKINNGSGPPSFILSGQNYHSIGSLIPQANEKPRFAQLYIYDTDNEIYNRISAVLPVSSVGNLEHDIVCMLKNMLDEHNPLAQSFRYARDRFTESHSLDMKLKLIRRREKDGRRYNLPTASEVAALVVGDIDDSLLDRDIILETKSKQLKKIDVIHPLYLALQYPLIFPYGEDGYRTGILAASRYNVDGSKKRNTISMREFFAFRLQMRSSESPILLNSRRLFQQFLVDAYTMVESERLSFLRFNQPKLRVEKYKLLHESLVRGEADAVSSGQRIILPSTFTGGPRYMFNNCKDAFALCKHFGYPSFFVTITCNPEWDEIKRLLIGTGLKAKDRPDITSRVFKIKLNNLIRDFKYGDIFGKISGYVCTIEFQKRGLPHAHILLFMHPLSKPRSPDDIDKLISAQIPDKRRRPKLYAAVEKFMVHGPCGKYNKNSPCMVNGLCSKYFPKQFRQRTIVDEAGFPKYCRPKDGRTIIKKGATLDNSFIIPYNPTLLLRYGCHINVEHTCQTSAIKYLFKYVHKGNDRVTASFYQTSVNGNAPPIVDEINNYYDCRYISACEAAWRLYGYDIQVKEPAVIRLPFHLPDENLVIFKEYEGIQDVLSRVDAKFTKLQAWFVVNKYFPLARSLTYCEFPQKFVWKDDISMWIPRKQGYSIGRLTHVPRGNGEDYYLRLLLNIQKGCTSFEEIRTVDGVTHNTFKEGCYALGLLQDDKEFIDAILEASTWASANYVRDLFVMLLISNNIACPDFVLERCYKELSEDILFEQRRIHHVQDLHLSDEHIMNLTLAKIEDKMQANGRSLKEFPAMPYPSLDLFHGLEDRLLLDEVNFDRSLLKQQYMQSLKTMTDEQRSAFDTIVDSVNNDRGGFFFLYGYGGTGKTFIWNTLSAYLRCGGNIVLNVASSGIASLLLPNGRTAHSRFKIPLSINEDSICNIKPGTPLCKLICKAKLIIWDEAPMLSKYCYEALDKSLKDILRF, encoded by the exons ATGGTACTAGAAGACTATCGATTGACTCCCAAGCTTGCAAGAGCCAGGCGAATGAGCATTTTAAGAAGCAAGAGGTTGAACCATACTTTGAATGTCAATGATGTTCTTAGATATAGTT TTTCTGATTTTCTTGATACATCTCCAAAAGATCATTCACCTCAAGTTGTGCTTCCTCTCAAGAGAACTTCTTCAGCTGTTTCAAATGACAGTATTAGTCGCTTCATATCAACTGAGAAAGGTCATTCAAGTTGTACAG GTCACCAAATGTTTAAAATGAATTTTCATGATCCTGTGAATTTGAGTTCTAATATCTCCAGCAGCCGAGATAAGAAAAAAGTTACATTAAAGGGAACAT GTTGGAATAATAGCAGCAGATATAAATCATGTACCCTTAGTAACACTAATGCAAATTTACAAAAGGATAAAAGTCATAAACCTACCTACGTTGATGGTGCTGATTATCTGTTTtgcaacaataaaataataacctCTTCAAGCATGAATAATAATTTGGAGAG TTGTATTATACATAATCACAAGAGATTCACCAAGCAAACAGATACAATTATCAGAGAAGTATGCAGAAGTAACAACAAGCTATTTACATCTTCTGTTCATGACCTTGGACAGTCTTCTAAAAATGCAAATAATGTAATTCATGATTCCAATGTATCAGATTTATATCATCATGAAG TTGTTGATGTATTCGATGACATTAATTTAGAAAGTGATTACTCTATTGATTTTCAAGACGACAATGTCATtg atGAAAGTGTGACTGCATACGAGATTGACAGCTTAGTTATTGATGAAGAAA ctTTTTGGGATGCGGGTGATCCTTCTCATACATGTATATATTGCAAAGCTTTGATGTGGGATCATGAGAGACTTTCAAAGAGTATCAATAGTGTCACTCCTCATTTTGGTTTGTGCTGTATGGATGGCAAAGTTGAGTTGCCCCTAATGAAACAGGCCCCAGATAATCTAAAAGCATTGTATTTTTTGGACGATGAAATGGGCCGATACTTTCGAAAAAACATAAGGGCATTTAATGCAATGTTTTCATTCACATCAATGGCTGGCAAGATTAACCATAAAATTAACAATGGTTCCGGTCCGCCGTCATTTATTTTGAGTGGCCAGAACTATCACTCAATCGGAAGTCTTATTCCACAAGCAAATGAAAAACCAAGATTTGCACAGCTCTACATTTATGATACGGACAATGAGATTTATAACAGAATTAGTGCTGTTCT ccCAGTAAGTTCGGTGGGTAATCTTGAACATGATATAGTTTGTATGCTGAAAAATATGCTAGATGAGCATAATCCTTTGGCACAGTCGTTCCGTTATGCTCGGGATAGATTCACCGAGTCACATTCTCTTGATATGAAGTTAAAACTGATTAGGCGTAGGGAAAAAGATGGTCGGCGATACAACTTGCCTACTGCATCAGAAGTTGCAGCATTGGTAGTTGGTGACATTGATGATTCTTTATTGGACAGAGATATCATATtggaaaccaaatcaaaacaACTAAAGAAGATTGATGTTATCCATCCATTGTATTTGGCTTTGCAGTATCCTCTTATTTTTCCATATGGTGAGGATGGATATAGAACAGGCATCTTAGCAGCTTCTCGATACAATGTTGACGGTTCAAAGAAGAGGAATACAATAAGCATGAGGGAATTCTTTGCATTTCGACTGCAAATGAGGTCATCTGAGTCACCAATTCTGCTTAACTCCCGTAGGTTGTTCCAACAGTTCTTGGTTGATGCATATACTATGGTAGAGTCTGAGCGTCTTAGTTTTCTTCGTTTCAACCAACCAAAGTTGAGGGTTGAAAAGTACAAGTTATTGCATGAGTCTTTAGTTAGAGGTGAAGCAGATGCTGTTTCAAGTGGTCAAAGAATAATTCTCCCAAGCACTTTTACGGGTGGACCTAGATACATGTTTAATAATTGCAAGGATGCATTTGCTCTTTGCAAGCATTTTGGTTATCCAAGTTTTTTTGTCACCATCACATGCAATCCTGAATGGGATGAGATAAAGCGCTTATTAATTGGTACTGGCCTTAAAGCAAAAGATCGTCCTGATATTACATCAAGAGTCTTTAAGATTAAGCTAAACAACTTAATCAGAGATTTTAAGTATGGTGATATTTTTGGAAAGATTTCTGGAT ATGTATGCACTATTGAATTTCAGAAGAGGGGTCTTCCTCATGCTCATATTTTGTTGTTCATGCATCCTCTTTCAAAACCTAGGTCTCCTGATGATATAGATAAGTTAATATCGGCACAAATACCCGATAAACGTCGAAGGCCTAAGTTATATGCTGCTGTTGAGAAATTCATGGTTCATGGTCCATGTGGCAAGTATAACAAGAATAGTCCTTGCATGGTAAATGGTTTGTGCTCCAAATATTTTCCCAAACAATTTAGACAACGTACTATTGTTGATGAAGCTGGGTTCCCAAAGTATTGTAGGCCAAAAGATGGTCGCACCATAATAAAAAAGGGTGCAACTCTTGATAACTCTTTTATTATCCCGTACAACCCAACTTTGTTATTAAGGTATGGTTGTCACATTAATGTTGAGCATACTTGCCAAACTTCTGCCATCAAATATTTATTCAAGTATGTTCACAAAGGAAATGATCGTGTTACTGCTTCATTCTACCAGACATCAGTTAATGGTAATGCTCCTCCTATTGTGGATGAGATTAACAACTATTATGATTGTAGATACATTTCTGCATGTGAAGCTGCTTGGAGATTATATGGTTATGATATTCAAGTTAAGGAGCCTGCTGTTATCAGACTTCCATTTCACCTACCAGATGAGAATCTTGTTATTTTCAAGGAATACGAGGGTATTCAGGATGTCCTTAGTCGTGTTGATGCGAAGTTCACTAAATTACAAGCATGGTTTGTTGTGAATAAATATTTTCCATTGGCTAGGTCATTGACCTATTGTGAGTTTCCACAGAAATTTGTATGGAAGGACGATATTTCAATGTGGATTCCAAGGAAACAAGGTTATTCTATTGGTAGGTTGACACATGTTCCTAGAGGTAATGGCGAGGATTATTATCTTAGACTTCTTCTCAACATTCAGAAAGGTTGCACCAGTTTTGAGGAAATACGCACTGTTGATGGTGTTACACACAACACTTTCAAAGAAGGATGCTATGCACTAGGTCTCTTGCAAGACGACAAAGAATTTATTGATGCTATTCTTGAAGCAAGTACTTGGGCTTCAGCCAACTATGTTCGTGACCTTTTTGTCATGCTTCTGATATCAAACAACATAGCATGTCCAGATTTTGTTTTGGAAAGATGCTATAAAGAATTATCTGAGGATATTTTATTTGAGCAAAGAAGAATTCATCATGTTCAAG aTCTTCATTTGTCTGACGAGCATATCATGAACTTGACCCTTGCAAAAATTGAAGACAAGATGCAAGCTAATGGAAGGTCTCTTAAAGAGTTTCCAGCGATGCCCTACCCATCATTAGATCTTTTTCATGGTTTAGAAGATCGCTTATTGTTGGACGAGGTTAATTTTGATCGTTCTTTGCTTAAGCAGCAATATATGCAATCTCTAAAGACCATGACAGATGAGCAACGATCTGCATTTGACACCATTGTTGATTCCGTAAACAATGATCGCGGCGGATTTTTCTTTCTATATGGTTATGGTGGTACTGGCAAGACGTTCATCTGGAATACTCTTTCTGCTTATCTTAGATGTGGTGGGAACATTGTTCTTAATGTTGCTTCAAGTGGCATTGCTTCTTTACTACTTCCTAATGGTCGTACTGCTCACTCAAGATTTAAAATACCGTTAAGCATCAATGAGGACTCTATATGCAACATAAAGCCGGGAACACCTCTTTGTAAACTtatttgtaaagcaaagcttattATATGGGATGAGGCACCAATGTTAAGTAAGTATTGTTACGAAGCTCTTGACAAGTCTCTAAAAGACATTCTTCGCTTTTAG
- the LOC112701046 gene encoding uncharacterized protein — MVIELDDMQSKGKIRCTLWEEFATQLVKHMEQYPNTEFIIIVQFAKFNLFKGTMGISNTNYNSTLYINADLKEVKEFRQRFIMGNDKPSNQLSQIASDSLISLEQYLINHTPYKSISELKESTEGGIFVTIGTVISIDTRLGWWYKGCKMYFHSLKEDENSYYCHECDIYPNTHVPRFCIQMRVSDETDSASFIVYDKEASKFLEISASELRLRQISKGCGKDEFPVEINSFRGKKFLFKISVKLDDINAFQPCKITVLKLTEDPNLLTSFSSKYKTFDNTPIENTELQSLQTDSTDNSKEISSQSCEIISLDGNDDFVTPKRGMIAGVTAKNLLDIFPDNATTSSSKCRKLSKESDCSFVKEHVD, encoded by the exons ATGGTTATTGAGCTTGATGACATgca ATCTAAGGGTAAGATAAGGTGTACATTGTGGGAGGAGTTTGCTACTCAACTGGTGAAGCACATGGAGCAGTACCCTAATACTGAGTTCATTATTATTGTGCAGTTTGCCAAATTTAACCTGTTCAAGG GAACCATGGGCATATCTAATACAAACTACAACTCTACCTTATACATTAACGCTGATCTTAAAGAAGTTAAGGAATTTAGACAAAG gtTTATCATGGGTAATGACAAGCCATCTAACCAGCTTTCTCAAATTGCATCTGATTCATTGATTTCCCTTGAGCAATATCTTATTAACCATACTCCTTACAAGTCTATAAGCGAACTTAAGGAGAGCACTGAG GGTGGAATATTTGTTACCATTGGAACTGTGATTTCTATTGACACTAGACTAGGTTGGTGGTACAAAGGGTGCAAGATGTATTTTCATTCACTTAAAGAAGATGAGAATTCATATTATTGCCATGAAtgtgatatttatcctaatactCATGTTCCTcg TTTCTGCATTCAAATGAGAGTATCAGATGAGACAGACTCTGCTTCATTTATTGTTTATGACAAGGAAGCCTCCAAATTTCTTGAGATATCTGCTTCTGAGCTTCGTTTGAGACAGATATCAAAG GGTTGCGGCAAGGATGAATTTCCCGTTGAGATTAATTCATTTAGGGGTAAGAAGTTTCTATTCAAGATTTCTGTGAAGCTTGATGATATCAATGCTTTCCAGCCATGCAAGATTACTGTTTTGAAGTTGACTGAAGATCCAAATCTGCtcacttctttttcttccaagtaCAAGACATTTGAT AACACCCCAATCGAAAATACTGAGTTGCAGAGTTTGCAAACTGATTCTACTGATAATTCTAAG GAGATTAGTTCACAGTCTTGCGAAATTATTTCTCTTGATGGCAATGATGACTTTGTAACTCCTAAGAGAGGTATGATAGCTGGTGTAACGGCAAAAAATTTGCTGGACATTTTCCCGGATAATGCCACTACTTCATCATCCAAATGCCGGAAGCTCTCCAAGGAGTCTGATTGTAGCTTTGTCAAAGAGCATGTTGATTAA